CCGAGCAGCCGCTTGGTCTGAACCGCCAGCGCCAGCCCAACCACCCCGACGACCGTATCCGCGACGATGACCGTGATCGCGAGGCTCTGGCTCAGGCCCACCTGGCCGCTGGCATCGCCTGCCGCGACGAGCGCGATCAGCGCGCCTTTGACCAGGATTTGCAGCGCCACGACGACCTTGATCAGGTTGCGCGTGATCAGCAGCCCGTACAGGCCGACCCCGACGATGGCGATGACGCCGACCACGAGGATCTCAAGCGTGGACATCGGCAGCCTCCGGTTTGATTTCGGCTCCGCTGAGGTCCAGCGCCAGGGCGGGCTGCGGCGTGTGGCCGTTCTTCGCCGTGTTCGGCTGGACGGTGGTCGCCGCCGGAACGCGCCGCATCGCAGGCACCGCCGCTTCGCTGAGCAGGCCGAGCACGCCCAGCACGCCGGTGAAGATCAGTACGACCTGCACCAGCACGTCCAGCGCGCGGTCTTCCCACAGCACGGCAGACAGGTCGCCGCTGGCGGATACCGCTTCGATCCCGTCCAGGGGCAGGATCATCCAGCCGAGCAGCGCCGCGAAGATCAGCAGCAGCCCCACCGCCAGCCGGACCGGGATGCGCGGCGCGGCTTGCATGGTGTCGTCGCCCGCGATGCTGATCGCGAACACGAACAGGACCGTGACCAGCCCTGCACCGACGCTCAGCTCGACCACGGCAACCTGATGCGCGCCGAGTCGGTAAAGAATGATTGCGGCCAGCGCGCTGACCCCGGCGAGCCACAGCGCACTCGAAATAAGTTTTTGCGCCCGGACGGCCATGAGCGCGCATACAGCGGCTCCAGCGACCAGGAAGGCATATAACATTGTTCCCTCCTTCACAAACGAGTTGACGTTATCATAACAGGATATGCGTAGGCGTCCATAGTGCAGGAAATCACAAGCGCTTACGATAATGCTCCCCGCTAGCGGGGCTGGTGCGGCACTTGGCGGCATCCGCGTGCCGGATCGGGCTGGTAGGCAGACGTCGCGGCGGATTTTGTCGGGTGGTTGCAGAAGCCTTTATTCGTCACTAAACTAGTCTCGCACTCGCATACAGCACAGGAGGGCTTCAGAAGATGTTTTCGCGGATGAAACGAGCGGTTGTGCCTTTACTCTTGGCGGCAGCATTCGTGCTCTCGCTGACGCCGGTATTTGCTGCTGGGCCGGTCTACCCCGACCTGCCGGACCTGGAGGGGCAGGAGATTCGCATCGCGGTTGAGAACCTGTACACCCCCTTCCAGTTTGAGGAAGCCACTACAGGCGAAGTAATGGGCTTTGAGTATGATCTGATGGCGGAGCTGTGCGCGCGGATCAACTGCACGCCGGTGTACGAAAACACGAGCTGGGACGTCATGATCCCGTCGGTGGGCGAAGGCCAGTACGACATGGGCATGACGGGGATCAGCATCTACGAAGAACGCAAGGAGATCGTCGACTTCAGCGATCCCTACATCAACCTGGACCAGTACCTGCTGGTGCAGGCGGACGAAGATCGCTTCACGAACATCGACGAGTTCGTGGCGAACGACGACCTGATCCTGGGTGTGCAGCAGGGCACGGCGGGCTTCTTCGTGACGCAGGACGTGGTGCCCGACGAGCGGCGCTCGGTCTACAACGAGTTCGGCGCGCTGGTGCAGGCGCTGGTCAACGGCGACATCGACGCGATGCCGGCGGACGTATCGGCGGCGGCGGGCTTCATCAGCGCCACGGCGGACGCGGTCAAGCTGGTGGGCGACCCGATCTCGAAAGACGAGATGGGCTTCATCTTCCCCAAGGGCAGCGAGCTGGTCGACCCGGTCAACGCCGCGTTGGCCTCGATGAAGGAAGACGGCTTCCTCGATTACATCTACTATAAGTGGTTCATCACGTTCCAACCGGCGTCCCAGGAATAAGCCAGCCGGAACGAGCATCAGGTGGGAGAGGCGCTTCGGGGCCTCTCCTGTTTATTCTATGCAAATCGATTCTGCGCAAGACGAGCCACCGGGATTAACGCGCGGTGGCCTCGTTCCGTCTTCAGGTAACCAGTGGAAAACCCTGCATGAGCGTCGCAAGTTCCTCAGCGGAAGTCCCGCGCGTCAATCCTCAGAAGCGTAACATTCTGATTCGCCGCGTCGCCCGCGCGCCCTGGTGGCTGCTGGCGCTGGCGATGCTGATCATCCTGTTCGCCCTCAGCGTGCAAGGCAAGCATCCCTATCCGATCGTGTTCCGGGCCGTACGCGAGGGCGTCTGGACGACGATCTGGGTGTCGGTGGTGGCCTACGCCGTCGCGTTGGTGCTGGGGTTGATCGTCGCGCTGCTGCGGCGGTCGTCCAACTTCATCGTCTACCAGATGGTGACGCTTTACGTTGAGGCGGTGCGCGGCATCCCGACGCTGGTGCTGGTCTACTACATGGCACTGGCGCTCATCCCGCAGGTGGTCAGCCTGGGCAACGATTACGGCGAGTGGCTCGCCCAACAGCAGCTCGTGCTGCCGCTGCTGGGCACGATCTCGTTTCACGGTATGGGCACGTGGATGGCCGAGTTCCAGCTCCGGGAGGTGAACAACGCCTATCGCGCCATCATCGGCCTTTCGATCTCCTACAGCGCGTTTCTGTCCGAGATCTACCGCGCCGGGATCGAGAGTGTGGGCGAGGGGCAGATCGAGGCGGCGAAAAGCCTGGGCATGAATCGCCGGCAGGTGATGCGCCTGATCGTGCTGCCGCAGGCGTTCCGTACGGTGCTGCCGCCGCTGGGCAATGACTTCATCGCCATGCTGAAGGAAAGCTCGCTGGTGTCCGTGCTGGGCGTGCAGGATATTACGCGGCGCGGCCAGACCTACGCCGCCAGCACGTTCACGTTTTTCCAGGTGTACAACGTCGTGGCGCTCACCTATCTGGTGCTGACGCTGTCGCTGTCGCTGGTGGTCAAGACGATGGAGTGGTATCTCGACCGGGGCAAGTCACGGGAGGCGGGTTAAGCATGTTCGACTTTTCGGACCGGGTGGTGATGGTGACGGGCGCGGGTGGCAGCCTGGGCGCGGCGGTCGTGCGCACGTTTTACGCGGGCGGTGCGCAGGTCGTGCTGTCTGAGCGCGCGGCGGACAAAATCGAGGCGGCGCTGCCGGAGATCGCGCGGGACAGGGAGCGCGTGCTGCTTCACGCTGCCGATCAGAACGATCCGCAGGCGGTGGCCGGGCTTGTGGAGGCTGCGCTGGAACGCTTCGGGCAGATCGACGCGCTGGCGAACCTCGTGGGCGGCTTTGGGTTGTCGCCGGTGGCCGAGACGTCCGTCGCGCAGTGGGACTTCATGCTGACCCTGAACGCACGCACGGCGTTTCTGGTCAGCCAGGCGGTGATCGCACCGATGCGCGCGCAGGGGACGGGGCGGATCGTGCATGTTGGGTCGCGCGCGGCGCTTGCAGGCAGCGCGAAGATGGCTGCCTACAGCGCGTCGAAGGCCGCGCTGATCCGGCTGGTAGAAAGCCTCGCCGCCGAGTTAAAACACGACGGTATCACCGTTAACTGCGTGCTGCCCGGCACGATTGATACGCCAAAGAACCGCGCCGAGATGGTCAACGCCGACCGGTCACGGTGGGTGACCGCGGAAGACGTGGCGAACGTGATCGCGTTCCTGGCCTCGGACGCGGCGCGGGCCGTGCAGGGGGCGGCGATCCCGGTCTACGGGCGAGGCTGAGCACGTTCTTGCGTTTCACCGTAGGGGCAAAGCTTGCTCTGCCCGCTGCCAAAAGCCGGGTAGGGCAAGCCCTACCCCCTACGTAAATTGAGACGGCAGACCGCTGCCGTATCCTCACCTGTAACGTATGGTAAGCCGCTGAACCCCGTTCCCCCTTAATCGAGCAAGAAGTCCAGCAGGATCTGGTTGAACGCCTCCGGCTGCTCCCAGAACGAAGCATGTCCCGCGCCCTCGATGACGTGCAGGTCCGCGTTGGGGACGCACTCCGCGATCGTCTCCGAATAGTGCACCGGCTTCAGAATGTCCCTTTCGCCCACGATGACGCACGTCGGCTGCGCGATTTCCGGCAGGCGCGCGGTGGTGTCCATCGTGAGGAAGCAGCGGCAGAGCTGGATCACCGAGGGCAAATCGAGGGCTTTGGCGGCGTCGATGCGGCTGGTCAGGAACTCGTAGCGCGATCCAAAAAATGCCTCGCTGAAGTTCCAATACCACGTCGCGCGATAAAACATC
This sequence is a window from Aggregatilinea lenta. Protein-coding genes within it:
- a CDS encoding NADH-quinone oxidoreductase subunit NuoK, whose protein sequence is MSTLEILVVGVIAIVGVGLYGLLITRNLIKVVVALQILVKGALIALVAAGDASGQVGLSQSLAITVIVADTVVGVVGLALAVQTKRLLGTLDVDALSTLKG
- a CDS encoding NADH-quinone oxidoreductase subunit J, with translation MLYAFLVAGAAVCALMAVRAQKLISSALWLAGVSALAAIILYRLGAHQVAVVELSVGAGLVTVLFVFAISIAGDDTMQAAPRIPVRLAVGLLLIFAALLGWMILPLDGIEAVSASGDLSAVLWEDRALDVLVQVVLIFTGVLGVLGLLSEAAVPAMRRVPAATTVQPNTAKNGHTPQPALALDLSGAEIKPEAADVHA
- a CDS encoding transporter substrate-binding domain-containing protein; this encodes MPLLLAAAFVLSLTPVFAAGPVYPDLPDLEGQEIRIAVENLYTPFQFEEATTGEVMGFEYDLMAELCARINCTPVYENTSWDVMIPSVGEGQYDMGMTGISIYEERKEIVDFSDPYINLDQYLLVQADEDRFTNIDEFVANDDLILGVQQGTAGFFVTQDVVPDERRSVYNEFGALVQALVNGDIDAMPADVSAAAGFISATADAVKLVGDPISKDEMGFIFPKGSELVDPVNAALASMKEDGFLDYIYYKWFITFQPASQE
- a CDS encoding amino acid ABC transporter permease, with translation MSVASSSAEVPRVNPQKRNILIRRVARAPWWLLALAMLIILFALSVQGKHPYPIVFRAVREGVWTTIWVSVVAYAVALVLGLIVALLRRSSNFIVYQMVTLYVEAVRGIPTLVLVYYMALALIPQVVSLGNDYGEWLAQQQLVLPLLGTISFHGMGTWMAEFQLREVNNAYRAIIGLSISYSAFLSEIYRAGIESVGEGQIEAAKSLGMNRRQVMRLIVLPQAFRTVLPPLGNDFIAMLKESSLVSVLGVQDITRRGQTYAASTFTFFQVYNVVALTYLVLTLSLSLVVKTMEWYLDRGKSREAG
- a CDS encoding SDR family oxidoreductase, producing MFDFSDRVVMVTGAGGSLGAAVVRTFYAGGAQVVLSERAADKIEAALPEIARDRERVLLHAADQNDPQAVAGLVEAALERFGQIDALANLVGGFGLSPVAETSVAQWDFMLTLNARTAFLVSQAVIAPMRAQGTGRIVHVGSRAALAGSAKMAAYSASKAALIRLVESLAAELKHDGITVNCVLPGTIDTPKNRAEMVNADRSRWVTAEDVANVIAFLASDAARAVQGAAIPVYGRG